The sequence GCATCGAGCGTGCACGGCCCGCCCCGTATCGACTGAGACGGAGACGGAGATTGCCGACGAGGATGCAGCCGGGTCTCGACAGCACCCTCGACCTGATCCTGCGCGGATTGGGGAAGGAAGAGGGCGACGCCCCCCCTTTCCTGACTGTCGTCGTGCTCTCGCTCGCCAGTTGGTTGCAGGGATAGTTGGATGCTGTTGCAACGGGATGTGGGTAAGCCGAAGGTGGCCGGGCGGCGCCCAGTTTGGCATGGCCGCTAACAATCGAGCCCGGCACCGAGGCCGCCACAGCCAGAAGTGCCGCGTCGATCACATCGCCACCCCACTATCGGTGTGAGCGCCACTGCCAGCGAGGAACTGCCCCGCAGTAGCCAACCAGCGCCGCCACGAACTCGCTCGGACTCATCGCTCCCCCGCTCTCTGCGCTCATGCCGCCCAGTCTGCCCCCACCGTGACCTCAGCGCACCCTCCCCGACCCGACCGCCGGGATACTCAAATGAGAATGTGGAGCCCAAAGAACCGTCCAAGACGTCGAAAAACGCCGGAAATACGCTGAAGTTCGCGAACCTCTGTTAGATTCAACGCGGTCCAACCGACCAACGGATGCGGCCTCTGGCACCGCCCGCATTGCCCGCATCACCCGTGTACCTGTTTTTTACAGGCGAAGGTCCGAGGAGGACACTCAATGGCTGACAAGTCGCTGAACAAGACCGAGCTCGTTGCCAAGGTTGCCGCAGACTCTGGCCAGAGCCAGGTTGCCGTCGACAGCGTGCTCAACGCTTTCTTTGCCGCACTCGCCGAAACCGTCGCGAGCGACGGCAAGGTCACCATCCCGGGCTGGCTCGGCGTCGAGCGCACCGCCACCGCGGCGCGCACCGGCCGCAACCCGCAGAACGGCGAAGAAATCGCCATCGCCGCCGGCCACCGCGTCAAGCTGACCGCCGGCAGCAAGCTGAAGGCCGCCGCCAAGTAACATCGCCACCCGTTCCACCAGCTTCAGACAGAGGAGGGTGTCGGCTTCGGCCGGCGCCCTCCTGTGCGTACCGGCGTCGGCGAACCGCTCGCCACCCAGTGGCGGTGTGTGGGGTTAGGCAGTTGGTTCACTGTCGAGTGTCATGTGCCGGCGCATGAACCGGTCGAATTGTGGAACCGTGAACTTCGCATACCCGAAGCGAGACGTATACAACAGCCCTTTGGCAATCAGTCGGGATCGTATCGGGCCGAGCTGCTCAGAGGTCTTCTGGAGGACCGCCGCAACGTCGGCGGCTTTGTGTTCAGCGCCGCCGAGTTCGGCCATTGCCCGCAAGTACATCAGCTCGTCCGGAGTAGTTCGTTGCACCCTCGCTTGGAAGAAACTACCGTCGAGCTCTGAATCGACTTGGCTCAACGCGTCTTCTGCGTCGACGAGGGTAATCACTGGCCCGTCAGCGGTGTTCCATGCTGCACGGCCGAACTCCTGAATGAAGCACGGGTATCCCTCCGTATACGCGAGGATGAAATCGATTGCTTCCGGCTGGTAGGTGACGCCCTCCCCTTTGGCCGGCTCAACGATGGCCTGCACGGCGGGCGCAGCCCCGCGCTCTCCCCCACTCAGCAAAAACACCTAGTCGAATTGCACGCCGCCGGCCTGCACTCGATCGCGGAACTAGCGGAGCTATTCGCGGTCGGCCGCGCCACGGGTGACCGTGCTATTGACCGGGCCGCCGCCGCCAACCGGTGACCTACGCTGCTTGAGCTATTCCTAGTCCGCTGGCTCTTCCCCGTCACGCGTAGCCCGGGACACAAAAACCCAGGAATACAGCGGACTGTATTCTTGGCTTCTTTTGCGCTTAGCGTATTGAGCTAACTGCGCGTGATGGACACCAGACTGATCGGCGAGGTGGGGTAGGCCACCCCACCCGCGCTCAGGTTGATACCCGTGGCTCCAGTACGCCACCACGTGGTGTTGCGGTCACCCGCCGTGGTCTTCGTCACGTTGGTGATGGCGCTGGAAAACGTCAACTGTCCGGTGCCCTAGAAGCCCCTGGCCGAATTAGCGCACGCATCAGTCGTGGCACAACCAGGGCCGCGCGGCGTGATAGCCATGGTGGAGAAACCCTGCTCCTCGACATATGCCGCAGTGAACTCGTTGGTCTCTACGTCATACAGCGATACAACAGGGCCGCCAGCTTCGAGGATCTTCTCAACTTCTGTTGCGCTCTGAGTTTTCGCGAGCGTTTCGAGCTGCGCGATCACCGCACTGTTGTCGCTCGGCGATGGAGACCCCTCCTCCGTGGCGGTAATGCCGCTCTGCGCTGCCGTAGCCGGTGACGCAAAGAGTGCCGCCGCGATAGTGAACGCTGCTGCGGTTACTGCTACTGATTTGAATCTCATCTAGTCCCCCCAAACTATTTGCACGCTTTGTGCAACTCGCCTCAAAATGGGGCGAGTACCTTCATGGAACCACGTTCGGCATTAGTCCGGAGCGTCCCTGCCTTGCCATCGGAGGTCGATTCTCAGGTGTGGCGCGTCTATGACGGTGACACATACATAGGAATCGTGACTGAGACCGATGCGACGGCAGCCGAGCCGTGGCCCCACTACACCGAGCACAGCGCTGGTGATGAGATGGACGCCGCCTGCTCTGCGATCTCGGGGGTGCGAATGGAGCCGTGCCAAACGAACGGGGCGTTGTGGTGCTCGCCCATCGCGAAGACGTCAAGGCCGACTTCCTCAGCCTTGACGGCGACCTTCACCGACGCATCGATGCGCTCGTACTCGTCGATGAGCCTTAGATCGGCCGCCGCAACGGGGCCCGGGACGTCGTGTCCCGGGCCCCGCGCATGGTTCGTCGGCTCGGTCAGCTCAGCAGGCCGGACTCCTTGAGCAGCTCGCCGATCTCGGTGTTCTTGATCTGCTTCATCAGCAGATCGCGGACCATGGCTGGGCCGGGCACCTCGATCTCCTTGCCATCACGCAGCAGGCTGGCAGCGGCGAGCAGCGCACGCACGTCGTAGGTGGAGTTGAAGACCTCCGGCACGCCTCTGTCGATCCCGAGCAGCTGGTAGGTCGCCTCCATCGCGGTGCGCACCGAGTACTCGATGGTGAAGATCGTGTCCCGGGAGGGTGTCTCGGCGAACTGGCCGAGGAACGCGAAGTTGACGGCTCCACCAGGGACCACGTCGGGCCGGTCACCCGCCTGCCGGGGCATGAAGAACGCCGTGACGTAGGGCATCATCACCGGCACGCAGGTGGCACTATTCGCCGCGAGCTCGGGGATATCGGCCACGGGGACACCCATGTGGTACAGCCACTCCTGGGTAATCTCCTCGCCGGTGCACTCCTGCATCGACTTCTTCACGTAGTCGCCGGGGACGTCGCCCAACAGCGAGTACACCCAGACCACGATCTGGTCCTCGGGTTGCTTCTTGAAGTGCGGCTGGCGGTTGACTGTCCAGCTGAGCAGCCAGGCGGAGTCCTTGGCCGTGACGATCCCTCCCGTGACGGTCTTGCCGCCGAACGGCGAACGCTTGGCGATCTTCTCGATGTAGGCGGGGATACGCGTGTCGAGCGTGGTGACGGTGGCCGACTGCCACTTGCTCTCCTGGATGTGTGCTCCGAACACGTCCGGGTGCCCGAATGACGGGTCCTTGGCGGCCAACCGCCGCCAGAGGTCCCAGGCCGGGGCCGGTCCCTCGTCGAGCTTCGCCGCCGTGTGCTGGTCGCCGTTGTCGGAGTTCTCGGTGAGAGAGCCGATGGTGGCGAGCACCAGGTCGTTCTCGCCGAGCTCGACGCCACCGACGACACCCTCGCGGATCCAGTGGATGGCGGTGGCCTGCTTTCGGTCGGAGGTGATCGCGAAGTCGATGTCGGTGACCTCGGTGTCGAACTGGAACGTCACTCCTTGGTCTAGCAGCCACCGGTACAGCGGCAGCACCATCGACTCGTACTGGTTGTACTTGAAGAACCGCACGTTGGCGAAGTCCGGCATGCCGCCGATGTGGTGGATGAAGCGGTGCACGTACAGCTTCATCTCCAGCGCAGAGTGCCACTCCTCGAAGGCGAACATGGTGCGCCAGTACATCCAGAAGTTGCTGGCGAAGAACTCCTCGCCGAAGACCTCGTTGATCCGTTTGTTCTCCAAGGACTCACGGGTGGCCAGGAAGAGCCCGATGAGCTCCTTCTGCGCTTGCTTCGAGAGAGTGAAGAGGGTGCCGGTGCCGGCATCCTGACCCTGCTCGACGGTTGCCCGCTGCAGCGAGACGTTCGGGTCGTCCTTGTTCAGCCAGTAGAACTCGTCGAGCACAGAAGCGCCGTCGATCTCGATCGAGGGGATCGAACGGTACAGGTCCCACAGGCACTCGTAGTGGTCGTCCACCTCACGGCCGCCGCGGATCACGAAGCCCTTCTTGGGCTCATCGATCCCGTCCAACGCCCCGCCGGGCAGCTTCAGCCGTTCCAGGATTGTGATCTTCGACCCGTCCATCTGTCCGTCACGGATCATGAACGCCGCCGAAGCCATCGACGCCAGGCCGGCGCCGACGAACCACGCGGTCTTGTTCTCGACTCCCTCAGGCTTGCGGGGACGCGCGAACGCCTCCATAGTTCCGCTGCTGTAATACATAGTCAGTCTCCTTAATATGTTTCGATAATTGATGGCAACGTGGCGAGGAAGCCACGCACGATCTGCGTGACCTGCCCGCGCAGCTCTTCGACGGGGTCCGCTCCGGGATGCGCGCCCGTGGACGGCCCAGCAATCAGGAGCGACAGCGCCGCGAAGACGGTGCGGGCGGCCCGCTGTCCCTCGCGCAGGACCGGAGGGCCATCGACCCCGGCTGACCGGGCCGCCGCGATGAGGCGGGACGCGATCGCGTCCTCGAGCTCGCCGACAAGCGCGAGGCCCGCGGTCCGGTGTTCGTCGGTGGCCGAACCGAACAGCAGCTCGCGCTGGTAGGCGACGGCGTTGGCCGGGTTGCGCGCCGAGCTCGCCAGCACGGCCTGGACGAGCACGTTCACCGATTCGACCGGGTCAGCGGTCTCGGCCGAGGCTCGCACGCCGGTGTTGATCGCGTCGCGCAGTGCGCGGTTGTAGACCATGAGTAGCAGCTCGGCCTTGGACGAGGCGTACCGGAAAACCGTGCCGACAGCCACGTCGGCGCGTTCGGCGATCTCCTGCGTCCCCACAGCGTCGAACCCGCGCTCGGTGAAGAGAGCGGCCGCGGCCGCGAAGATCCGCAACTGCTTGTCCTGCATGCTTCGTTCGCGGCGGCCTCGGGTAGGGCTGCGTTTCGCGTCCGGGTACTCCGGCAGACCGGCCATGACGCCTCCAATGAGTTGACTCATTAAGGACTACGCTCATTTATGCGCGGGCGCAAACCCGCGCCCGACACCAGCGCCCCGGCGTCGCCCACTGAGGCCGGCGCGAGACGCTCCCCGGCCCCCGCACTCGCACACCGAACCGGAGCCCCACCCCTGCGAGGAGACGGGACAAGCACGGCGAAAGGGGGTGTGACGAGTGACCTCTCGCTATCGCAAACCCGACCACTCCTCCACACAAAGCGGTTGTCAGCGGTGCGGCTTCTCAACGAAGAAAGCTGCAGAGTTTGTCGGAGACGGTTGAGAGGAGCCGGCCCGTTTCTGGAACGGTTCCCGGTTATAGCCCTCTATCCGCTCCCGGATCGCGACCCGCAGCTCGGGAAGTGTCCATTTCTGGTCGAGGCCGGAATCCGAGCGGGTCTGTCGATCCAGGGACCCGCTAGCGGCTGAGTCCGCCGCGTTCTCGTTGCAGGCCGGGACTCTGGGAACGGTTGCGGGCCTTGGCCTGCTTGCCTGGCTTGGTTGCCACGGCCGCGCTCGGGTGGGTGCCGTTCTCTCGATCAGCTACCAGGCGAGCCTTCCGCAGCTGGGGGTCGACACCCACCTTTTCCATATCGGCCGCGAACGACTCGCGGCGCCCCGCGCTGTCGTAGGCTTTCGCGGCGTCGTCGCGAGTGACGCCCGCGTTGCCGGTCAGTTCCTCCCGTGAGAGCCCCTCCGCGGACTCATCGTTGGTGTTCGCGGTGCGCTCTTGTTCGCGGTCGCGTTCTTCGGCTTTGCGGTCCAGCTGGTCGGCTACCGTGAGCAGCGATGCCGCTTCGGCGTAGTCCTTACCGCTCTCGCCTCGGCTCTCCGCAGCCGTGCTGCGGTCCTGCTGAGCACGGGCTAACGCCTCGCGCACTGCGGTGGGGTCGGCGTCCAGGTTATTCACGTCGATGCCGTACCGGCCGCGCAGTTCCTCCCGCATGCGATCGGACGTACGCGCAATGTCAGGATCCACGATGCGCCACGCGACGGCCGTCTCATAAGCCGTCGCAATGTCGTCAATCCCGGCGGTGTTCCACCACTGGTGCTGCTGCACGGGAGCCAGGCTGGCTCGTGCCGCGTTCCGCTCCGCATCGAACCGTGCTTGTAGCTCCTTGGTCTGCTGAACGGTTTGCGCCTGGGCGTTCCGGGCCAACTCCTCACGGAGCCGGGCGAAACGCTCTCCCATCTGCGTGGCGACAGTCAGAGCAACACGTATCTGCCCGTCGAACGCTTCGCCGATGCCATCTGATTCTTCAGCCAATGTGATGCCCCTTCGTTATCTCTCGTGACCGTCGCGCTCGTTCGGCGTGACGGTGGTCTGTGGCTTGTGGGACTCGATACGCGTCGGCACGGGCGATCCCGTTCCGGGGATAACCTGGCCGCGCTGCGCAGCCTGGACGATCTTCGCCAGCTCCGGGTCAAGGCCCGCCGCCGGCGCCGGCATCGCGTTACCTGGCTGTCCCGTCCCGGCGCGCACGATGGCCGGCAGACGCTCACGAACCTGCGAGTACTGCTGGGACAAAGTGCGATCCAGCTGGGCTGCGCGCTGGGCTTCCCCGATGGCCGTGTGCATGTCCATGACCGCCTTCACAGTCGATGCGAGCTGGCGCAGCATGATCGCCTCGGCCATCGTCCCCTGGCCCTGGGTCGACGCCTGCAACAACATCATCGTGGCCCCGGCGACTGACACCCGGCCCGCGGGCTTCGGCTTAGATTCATGTGCGCGGATCTGCGCTGTGCGGGACAAGTCCCGTGCGGTCTGCGCCAACGGTCCGGGCGTCACCTCCACACGCTGCGACCACGCAGCGAAAGCCCCCGCGGTATCGCGGGCCAGATGCGCCCAACTGGCGCGATCCTCAAACGGTACCTCGCGCATCTGCACACGCAGCTGCTTGATCTCATCGGTGTACTGCTTCCACAGTTTCGGATCCGGCGTCATCTCTTCACGTCCCGAAGCCACCGGCCGGTACTGCCACGGGTTCTTACTCGTGGCCCTCCACTCATCCACCCCGCCCTGAGCGCTCTGGGGGCTGTCCGGCCACCCCTCGCGCATCCGCGGCAACGTCAGATCGCGGGCAAGCCGGCCACCACCGTACCAAACCGGCTGCACACCCTGCTCCGGCCGCAACGCGACGGAGTAGCCGGCCACAACATCATCACGCCCAGCGACAAAACGGGGCCGCACAAGCGCTCCCCCGCGCCGAAGACGGCGCACGAACTCGCCCTCATCAAGAGACGCCACCGACGCCGCGCGTACGATGCGTTCCAGCTTGTGGGCCTCAACCTCAGTGCCGGTGCGCTGCGCCCGGGCCTGCTCGGCCGGCTTGACCCCGCGCACACCAATGCCGCGTTCCCGCGACTCCAACTGCTCGAGGCCGTAGTCGCGTTCCAGGTCACGGCAGATGCCCTGAGCGCGCGTGAAGTCATTGTGCGTCGGCGCCTTCGTACCGTCCTCGCGGACGAGTGACACAGCGATGTGCACATGGTCGTTACCATTCGTCGAGAGGCCGTGACGCACGGCCACCCAACGGCAGTCGGCCTTGCCACTGCCCGCTTCGGTGAAGCCCATCCGATCCACGAAGTCCTGCGAGATGGCGCCCCACTTCTCATCCGAAAGCTGCCCCTCTTCTGCGCGCAACGACAACGAGCAATGCCACACATCCGCGGCCACTCGCGTCGTGATCGACTCCCCGGTGCCCGGATCAGTGATACGCGCCTGACGCGTGACCTCGACTCCGAGTTTCACCCGCGGCTCATCCAAATCCTTTGCGATGGCCAGGGCCGTATCACGGTCAAGAACGCCATACCCGTGCATGGTCACGACGGCAGAGTTTCCGGCGACTAGGTGCTGCTCTTCGTGCTCGTTCGACTTCCCAGCCCCGGCCAGGTAGACCATGAGCCCACCCATCTGAGCGCCCCGGGTGATGTTAGGCATCATGAGTCGGCCAACGTGTCTATCGCAGCCGAAAGACGCGGGACGATCGCACGGTACTCCGCGATGATCAACTCGGCCTCGGCGGGGAACTGGCTCTCGGTGTTCGCGAACTTCGCGACCTGGTTGGCGTTGTTCGCGATGCTGGCCAACAGCTTACGAACGGCAAACAACTCGACAATGGCCAGCTTGCGGTCCGTTGACGTCTGCACCTGAGAATCCATGGCCGACTCAAACAACAACCGCGGCACCGTCACATCTCGAAGAGCGGCACGGGCCTGCAGCTGAATGTCCTCAGCGTCGGAGACGTAGACGCTGTAGTGCTTCTTACGCGGCGTGTCCGCATTCTTACGCCGCTTCCGGCCAAACAGGCGACCTTCACTCGTGTCAATCACGTCCCACCCACCCCCCAGGCCCAGCGCAGCGAACCCCCGAAAATGAGGGGACCATACGACAAATATGCCAAATCCGGCCGCCCCGCGTCCAGAATCAAAGCAAGTTACCACCGGTAACTCTATAGCTTGCTCCAATCGGACACGCTCCTATTGGAGCACCTTCTCTGAATGCTGACACTTCGCAAAAGCAAAAGCATGCTCTTTCGGGAGCGGTTGCTCTCGCGGTATTCTCGGGCGCACGAGTGAAACCAATGTGAACAGCGACGATGCAGCTGCCCGTGCTCGTTCCTTGATCGAAGCCGACGTGTCGGCCCGTGTTGAAGCAGTACGGCTTGTCGCAGACTCGGGCAACAAATCCGACGCTGCGGAGGCTCGTTTTCGCGACGCCGCTACTGCACACGAAAACGCATGGAAAGCTGCGCTAGCCGCTGGGTGGAGCGAGAAGGACTTACGCGCAACCGGCGTCCGTGCGCCAGGTGCAACACCGGCAAAGACACGCAAGCCGCGCGGAACCCGTGCACACACTTTCATCGGTGACGACAAGCCAAAGACTCAGTGAGCCTTCGGCCCTAATCTGTAACGAAGAAGCCCCGCCGACCTTCGGTCCGCGGGGCTTCTTCGTGCAACTCCGTTGCCGTTTCGACTGGTGATGGTACGAGCCATTCCTCTCTTAGCAAGGGCTTTCGCGGCATATCCTCGCTGCGCTCCGGTATTCCACGGTCCCTTGCCAATTCACCCCTGACTCTGTTTTTCGGCGTGTGCCGAAAGGCAACGAGAGATGTGAGAAGAAGGGTCCACCGTGAACGAGACATTGACCGTCTATACGCTGCCGAACTGCATGCAGTGCACAATAACAAAGAAGGCACTAGCGAGGGCCGGCGCACCGTACGTGACCGTCAACCTGGCCACCGATGACAGCGCGATCGAGACCTTGCAGCAACTCGGCTACACATCAGCGCCAGTGGTGACCGTGGGCGCCGCGAGCTGGTCGGGTTTCAGACCGGACAAGATCAGCGCCGTCACCTCGGCTCGCGGAACCGAGCTGCGCGCAGCGACCGACGAGCTGGGGGGCGCATCATGCGAGTAGTAACCCGTCGGCCCGCCATCGCGGATCCGAAGCGCCGTGCCCTTACACCGTCCGAGACTGCGGCCCGGCTAGGTCTGACAACGGACGATTTACGTCTGCTCCGGCAACGCGGCAGCGGCCCCACGTTCGTGGCGCTGACGAGGAAGAGTGTCCGCTACCTTCGATCCAGCGTCGACGCCTGGGACGCACACAACCCGGTAGCAGACGAAGCCCTATCAGCGTGAAAGAGCGGGCGTTCGCTCCGCCGTCTCGCTCGCTTCCGAGGCATCTACAGGCACGGGCTTGTCGAGCGCGCGACGCACACTCGACACCCCAACCTGCAACGCTCCGGCGATGGTCTCCCACGTCGCCCTCTCAGCGCGCATAGCGCGAGCAAGCTTGATCCGATCCGCAGTCATCACCGTAGGCCGACCACCATGCCGGCCACGCGCCTTCGCCGCAGCAAGACCCGCGCGCGTGCGATCCGAAATGATACGACCGTTCATCTGAGCGAACGCCGCGCAAATATGGAAAAACAACTCCCCACCAGCGGTGGTGGTATCGAACGGTTCCGTAAGCGACGTGAACTCCACACCCCGCTCCCCCAGCTCCGTGACAATCGTCACCACGTCGGTCATCGACCGACCCAGCCGATCGGTGCTGTAGACGAGCAACGTGTCACCACGCCGCAGAAACTTTAGGCAATCGACCAGACCCGGCCTGGCCGCGTTCTTCCCCGTCAACTTGTCAGAATAAATGTGCTCCGCACCCGCCGCTTTCAGCGCGTCAATCTGCGAATTAAGATTCTGGTCCTGCGTCGAAACACGGGTGTAACCAACAATGGACACGCGCGCCTACTTCCTACTCGTCACAACTGTAGAGAACGTCATACGGCTTTATCCCGCGGAGGAGGCGCGCCGGATCCGTACCCACTATCAACGTACGGCGCATCGTAACTACTCGACTCCCGCACTACGTTGCCCGCGTTGATATGAGCGAGAGCTGCGGCGATAGCCGCCTCGGCCGTAAGCGTTTCGGCCGCGACTTGTCTGTTCAAATCCCGCAACACTGGGTCAGTCACTTCAAGGCCCTCTGCCCCCAAAGCGGCATCAGCGAAACTCAAGCGACGCTCAATCTCCGCGTCATCGACGTGACTAGTTGGGACTGCGTCCGGTGCGTCCATCATTACCTCTCCCATCCGTTGTCAGTACTGCGTCCTTGCTGCGACGGTCTATAACCTCGACCCTCGGCGGTGCCCCCATTGGCAGGCCTGCCTATTTCGGTTGCGCTCGTTGGATAGTTGCGTTTGTTCAGGTCAACAATGCGTTGCAGCTCGAGC comes from Cryobacterium sp. GrIS_2_6 and encodes:
- a CDS encoding HU family DNA-binding protein, which produces MADKSLNKTELVAKVAADSGQSQVAVDSVLNAFFAALAETVASDGKVTIPGWLGVERTATAARTGRNPQNGEEIAIAAGHRVKLTAGSKLKAAAK
- a CDS encoding oleate hydratase, with translation MYYSSGTMEAFARPRKPEGVENKTAWFVGAGLASMASAAFMIRDGQMDGSKITILERLKLPGGALDGIDEPKKGFVIRGGREVDDHYECLWDLYRSIPSIEIDGASVLDEFYWLNKDDPNVSLQRATVEQGQDAGTGTLFTLSKQAQKELIGLFLATRESLENKRINEVFGEEFFASNFWMYWRTMFAFEEWHSALEMKLYVHRFIHHIGGMPDFANVRFFKYNQYESMVLPLYRWLLDQGVTFQFDTEVTDIDFAITSDRKQATAIHWIREGVVGGVELGENDLVLATIGSLTENSDNGDQHTAAKLDEGPAPAWDLWRRLAAKDPSFGHPDVFGAHIQESKWQSATVTTLDTRIPAYIEKIAKRSPFGGKTVTGGIVTAKDSAWLLSWTVNRQPHFKKQPEDQIVVWVYSLLGDVPGDYVKKSMQECTGEEITQEWLYHMGVPVADIPELAANSATCVPVMMPYVTAFFMPRQAGDRPDVVPGGAVNFAFLGQFAETPSRDTIFTIEYSVRTAMEATYQLLGIDRGVPEVFNSTYDVRALLAAASLLRDGKEIEVPGPAMVRDLLMKQIKNTEIGELLKESGLLS
- a CDS encoding helix-turn-helix domain-containing protein — translated: MAGLPEYPDAKRSPTRGRRERSMQDKQLRIFAAAAALFTERGFDAVGTQEIAERADVAVGTVFRYASSKAELLLMVYNRALRDAINTGVRASAETADPVESVNVLVQAVLASSARNPANAVAYQRELLFGSATDEHRTAGLALVGELEDAIASRLIAAARSAGVDGPPVLREGQRAARTVFAALSLLIAGPSTGAHPGADPVEELRGQVTQIVRGFLATLPSIIETY
- a CDS encoding relaxase, whose amino-acid sequence is MVYLAGAGKSNEHEEQHLVAGNSAVVTMHGYGVLDRDTALAIAKDLDEPRVKLGVEVTRQARITDPGTGESITTRVAADVWHCSLSLRAEEGQLSDEKWGAISQDFVDRMGFTEAGSGKADCRWVAVRHGLSTNGNDHVHIAVSLVREDGTKAPTHNDFTRAQGICRDLERDYGLEQLESRERGIGVRGVKPAEQARAQRTGTEVEAHKLERIVRAASVASLDEGEFVRRLRRGGALVRPRFVAGRDDVVAGYSVALRPEQGVQPVWYGGGRLARDLTLPRMREGWPDSPQSAQGGVDEWRATSKNPWQYRPVASGREEMTPDPKLWKQYTDEIKQLRVQMREVPFEDRASWAHLARDTAGAFAAWSQRVEVTPGPLAQTARDLSRTAQIRAHESKPKPAGRVSVAGATMMLLQASTQGQGTMAEAIMLRQLASTVKAVMDMHTAIGEAQRAAQLDRTLSQQYSQVRERLPAIVRAGTGQPGNAMPAPAAGLDPELAKIVQAAQRGQVIPGTGSPVPTRIESHKPQTTVTPNERDGHER
- the mobC gene encoding plasmid mobilization relaxosome protein MobC, with amino-acid sequence MIDTSEGRLFGRKRRKNADTPRKKHYSVYVSDAEDIQLQARAALRDVTVPRLLFESAMDSQVQTSTDRKLAIVELFAVRKLLASIANNANQVAKFANTESQFPAEAELIIAEYRAIVPRLSAAIDTLADS
- the nrdH gene encoding glutaredoxin-like protein NrdH; the protein is MNETLTVYTLPNCMQCTITKKALARAGAPYVTVNLATDDSAIETLQQLGYTSAPVVTVGAASWSGFRPDKISAVTSARGTELRAATDELGGASCE
- a CDS encoding recombinase family protein, translating into MSIVGYTRVSTQDQNLNSQIDALKAAGAEHIYSDKLTGKNAARPGLVDCLKFLRRGDTLLVYSTDRLGRSMTDVVTIVTELGERGVEFTSLTEPFDTTTAGGELFFHICAAFAQMNGRIISDRTRAGLAAAKARGRHGGRPTVMTADRIKLARAMRAERATWETIAGALQVGVSSVRRALDKPVPVDASEASETAERTPALSR